In a genomic window of Amblyomma americanum isolate KBUSLIRL-KWMA chromosome 4, ASM5285725v1, whole genome shotgun sequence:
- the LOC144130217 gene encoding uncharacterized protein LOC144130217 codes for MGGFTCCVPGCYNNSARDKGPGFYVFPKDHKLRQTWLQRINRAGQTGRFSKFVPTTGHRVCSAHFEGGKKTYMVRVPSIFPLRQQKVEKRRLLTRTEPEVSSTSTVCTEQRGQEVSAFASSSNESDCRQPEVNILIDHSYSSQKLSYDELVKRFCEQKHIATDLLEQAETANAQVAELKRQLERSRLDHAETKKLCDRLQQKNRCLRLELSSMLRKVKTCKADAAQNIENTYEELVKDEKKLRYYTGFTSSERLEAFWSFLEPDAKRLQFWQMKETNSEDRKFILPLKTQLVLVLMRLRLGLDGLDLAYRFGVSKTTVSRMWATWLDFLDNRLCQVPTWMPPELCDKYRPKAFSDKGYTTVDGILDCTEIFIETPSSFRVQSETYSTYKKHNTAKGLVVCSPNGFVTFVSDLAPGRVSDKALTNSSGVLEKFAPGRSVMADRGFTIEEECKQRSLDLNIPPFLEGRPQLSEEDENETRLIASVRIHVERVIRRIKTYRILSQVFPNSMSGQLNKVWHICALLTNFVGEPLL; via the exons ATGGGAGGATTCACCTGTTGCGTTCCTGGGTGCTACAACAACAGTGCGAGGGACAAAGGCCCCGGGTTTTATGTCTTTCCGAAAGACCACAAACTCCGACAGACGTGGCTTCAGAGGATAAACAGGGCCGGACAGACTGGCAG GTTCTCAAAGTTTGTTCCAACCACGGGACACAGAGTATGCAGTGCCCACTTCGAAGGGGGCAAAAAGACTTACATGGTCCGTGTTCCCTCAATTTTCCCCCTGAGACAGCAAAAGGTGGAGAAGAGGCGACTGCTGACAAGAACTGAG CCTGAAGTTTCCAGCACCTCAACTGTGTGTACCGAACAACGCGGGCAGGAAGTGTCCGCCTTTGCCAGCAGCAGCAATGAGAGCGACTGTCGACAGCCTGAAGTGAACATACTAATCGACCACTCGTACAGCAGCCAAAAATTAAGTTATGATGAGCTTGTCAAGAGATTTTGTGAACAAAAGCACATTGCAACAGATCTCTTGGAGCAAGCTGAAACAGCAAATGCACAAGTGGCAGAGCTAAAGCGCCAGCTGGAACGAAGTCGGCTTGATCACGCTGAAACAAAAAAGTTGTGCGACCGTCTTCAGCAGAAGAACAGGTGCCTGAGACTCGAGCTATCATCCATGCTGAGAAAAGTAAAAACTTGCAAGGCTGATGCTGCTCAGAATATAGAAAACACTTATGAAGAGCTTGTGAAAGATGAGAAAAAGCTTCGCTATTACACAGGCTTCACGTCCAGCGAGCGTTTGGAGGCTTTTTGGTCATTTTTAGAGCCAGATGCGAAACGTCTTCAGTTCTGGCAGATGAAAGAGACGAACAGTGAGGACAGAAAGTTCATCCTGCCTTTGAAGACCCAACTCGTGCTTGTCCTGATGCGGCTACGGCTTGGTCTTGATGGCCTTGATCTTGCATACAG GTTTGGTGTGTCTAAAACCACTGTCTCAAGGATGTGGGCAACATGGTTGGATTTTTTGGACAATAGGCTTTGCCAG GTCCCAACCTGGATGCCACCAGAACTATGTGACAAGTACAGGCCAAAAGCGTTCAGCGACAAAGGCTACACTACTGTTGACGGCATACTCGACTGCACTGAAATTTTCATAGAAACACCATCTTCATTCAGAGTCCAAAGTGAAACGTACTCCACATACAAAAAACATAATACTGCAAAGGGACTAGTTGTCTGCAGCCCTAATGGATTTGTCACATTTGTATCAGATCTGGCTCCCGGGAGAGTGTCTGACAAAGCACTGACAAATTCTTCTGGGGTGCTGGAGAAGTTTGCACCAGGGCGAAGTGTGATGGCTGACAGGGGATTCACCATTGAAGAAGAGTGCAAGCAGCGGTCCCTGGACCTCAACATACCACCATTCCTGGAAGGACGGCCTCAGCTCTCAGAAGAAGATGAAAATGAGACAAGACTGATTGCTAGTGTGCGGATACATGTGGAAAGGGTGATCAGGAGGATCAAGACATACAGAATACTCTCCCAAGTGTTCCCAAACAGCATGTCTGGACAGCTGAACAAAGTGTGGCACATTTGTGCACTCTTGACTAACTTCGTTGGTGAACCATTGCTGTGA
- the LOC144130216 gene encoding uncharacterized protein LOC144130216 yields the protein MSCGLRSHNSQGWTSKTQSLNPFFGKEHIVRYIESKGARKHRESGLRLFTSGHLQKLVFSTEDTAETVVKAQVLASMATRTAYNVGVKLLNCDGEVISGNCSCIAGKGGVCKHVCCVLYGLMHIAQHDLTNVPDAVACTEGERQWYNPRDPKKVTEQFQHIVFSKDTTERLSDAPRHHKRRAVYSSLRSEDTNLSTSHLINLHGKLRASKLDCFADVLEANDFMPAKRKKAESSDPEDVPGLPARWLERAKQGDALLPYTQEEVAALEAATRLQSGCLLWHRYREGMITASLAHRVYTWVKTCQTKMGPHDARSLTAAVMGMRRVRATFAMKRGLLCEPEARQAFQEQNDGHVELEVSETGLFLSRKHSFLGASPDGLVKCKCCEPRLLEIKVPVKVEDFAKTQFRDGQLKKSSKYYTQVQVQMGVTGLDFCVLFVYSKEKCVQILVPFDSDFFAEVAKRCNFFATMYLLPHISSNC from the exons ATGTCATGTGGACTACGCAGTCACAACAGTCAAGGCTGGACCAGCAAAACACAGTCACTGAACCCTTTCTTTGGAAAGGAGCACATTGTTAG gtACATCGAGAGCAAAGGGGCTCGAAAACATCGAGAGAGTGGCCTGCGGCTTTTCACGTCAGGCCATTTACAGAAGTTGGTATTTTCCACTGAAGACACGGCAGAGACCGTGGTGAAGGCACAAGTGCTCGCATCTATGGCAACACGGACAGCATATAATGTTGGGGTCAAGTTGCTTAATTGTGATGGAGAAGTGATAAGCGGCAATTGTTCATGTATTGCTGGGAAAGGCGGagtgtgtaaacatgtatgctgTGTTTTATATGGGCTGATGCACATTGCACAGCATGACCTTACTAATGTACCTGATGCCGTGGCATGCACTGAAGGCGAACGTCAGTGGTACAATCCCCGAGACCCTAAGAAAGTGACTGAGCAATTCCAGCACATTGTTTTTTCTAAGGACACCACCGAAAGACTCAGCGACGCACCAAGGCATCACAAAAGAAGAGCAGTGTACTCATCACTGCGAAGTGAGGATACCAATTTGTCCACATCGCACCTTATAAACCTGCATGGCAAGTTGAGAGCAAGCAAACTGGATTGCTTCGCAGATGTCTTGGAAGCCAACGACTTCATGCCAGCAAAACGAAAGAAAGCCGAAAGTTCAGACCCTGAAGATGTGCCTGGACTACCTGCAAGGTGGCTGGAGCGAGCTAAACAGGGGGACGCTTTGTTGCCCTACACGCAGGAAGAAGTTGCAGCCTTAGAGGCAGCCACACGACTTCAAAGTGGTTGCCTCCTTTGGCATAGATACAGGGAAGGCATGATTACAGCATCACTGGCACATAGAGTGTACACTTGGGTGAAAACATGCCAGACAAAAATGGGACCACATGATGCCCGAAGCCTCACTGCTGCAGTAATGGGAATGAGAAGAGTTAGGGCAACATTTGCTATGAAGCGGGGTCTATTGTGCGAGCCTGAAGCCCGACAAGCCTTTCAGGAACAAAATGATGGACATGTGGAGCTGGAAGTTAGTGAGACTGGCCTCTTCCTCTCTAGAAAGCACAGCTTCCTAGGAGCAAGCCCAGATGGCCTTGTGAAGTGCAAATGCTGTGAACCACGGCTACTGGAAATCAAAGTGCCTGTCAAGGTTGAAGACTTTGCCAAAACACAGTTTCGTGATGGACAGCTGAAGAAAAGCAGCAAATATTATACGCAGGTGCAAGTCCAGATGGGTGTGACCGGCCTGGATTTTTGTGTACTCTTCGTATACAGCAAAGAAAAGTGTGTGCAAATTCTCGTGCCCTTTGACAGTGATTTCTTCGCAGAGGTAGCAAAACGCTGCAATTTTTTTGCTACAATGTATTTGCTGCCCCACATTTCCAGCAACTGCTGA
- the LOC144130218 gene encoding uncharacterized protein LOC144130218, with protein sequence MSFLFLLLAVPAKMVKRLERMLESKKEPDQPVVPCAKVDIGNGVLVDRTILQMLKRQCQSSPGKFARALLRNVFTEEELRGKSLYGMKNNVQKGLPVKEALDPVRLSAVIGYTCDHFPGVNVAYLKNSLAALLARELK encoded by the exons atgtctttccttttccttctccttgCTG tgccagccAAAATGGTGAAACGGCTGGAGAGGATGCTGGAGTCCAAAAAGGAGCCAGATCAGCCTGTTGTGCCATGTGCAAAG GTTGACATTGGGAATGGTGTACTGGTTGACCGCACCATTCTGCAAATGTTGAAGCGGCAGTGTCAAAGCAGCCCTGGGAAATTCGCCAGGGCGCTCCTTCGGAATGTGTTCACGGAGGAGGAGTTGAGGGGAAAGTCCCTCTATGGGATGAAAAATAACGTGCAAAAGGGCCTTCCTGTGAAGGAGGCCCTAGACCCTGTTCGGCTGTCTGCTGTGATAG GGTACACGTGTGACCATTTTCCTGGAGTCAATGTGGCGTATTTAAAAAACAGCCTGGCAGCACTCCTTGCACGGGAACTAAAATAA
- the LOC144130215 gene encoding uncharacterized protein LOC144130215, with the protein MVICAVVGCSNRTCWAKSTNTNFFRLPKVIEHQGDRTKALCAKRREVWLARIKRADLNTDRTGIRVCGAHFVKGRPSKLWEETDPDWAPTLLLGYNAKHGDPGRHARAARRRTQKRAAQAECQAEESGTMEATNPDVVPASPSSSPRAEHNVGVEDCETGIAVQTDLKMGDIEALENECVALNERLYASRTENKLLELTEDALKCSDAKVVFYTGMANFTILYALFNVLERFVSHNTNNCLLKFQEFMLFMMKLKLNLHVTDLAFRFNVSDATVSRIFDKWLHTAYSRLKSQILWPQRSVLHRTMPQAFYDSFGENVAVIIDCFEIKIERPSSYLPRSETWSQYKGSNTAKYLIGIAPQGIVNFISEGWGGRCSDRHITEHCGLLDNLLPGDVVLADRGFNVSESVGFYCARLHVPAFTKGKKQLSAADVLTTRKLANVRIHVERVIGLIRNKYVILKATLPIDYVVCRSGDDLTPLDKIVTVCCALSNLCPSIVASLKQYNEEQVPLLAGE; encoded by the exons atggttatctgcgctgttgttggatgctccaaccgcacttgttgggcgaaatcaacaaacacaaacttttttcgtcttccaaaggtcatagagcatcaaggtgaccgcacgaaagctttatgcgcgaagcgacgggaggtttggctggctcgtataaaacgtgccgatctcaacaccgacaggacgggcatacgtgtttgcggcgcccacttcgtaaaag gcagaccatcaaaactgtgggaggagacggacccggactgggcccctacgcttttgctcggctacaacgcaaaacatggtgatcccggtcgccacgctcgcgcggcaagacgacggacccagaaacgcgcggctcaagcggagtgtcaggccgaggagtcgggaacaatggaggctacgaatccGGACGTCGTTCCCGCTTCTCCGTCGTCCTCGCCGCGAGCTGAGCACAACGTCGGCGTAGAAGACTGCGAAACAG gGATTGCAGTCCAGACTGACCTTAAAATGGGCGACATTGAAGCACTGGAGAACGAATGTGTGGCACTCAATGAGCGTCTCTACGCTTCAAGGACTGAAAATAAGCTTCTGGAGTTGACAGAAGATGCCCTCAAATGTAGCGACGCTAAGGTTGTGTTCTACACTGGCATGGCAAACTTCACAATTCTGTATGCACTCTTCAATGTTCTAGAGAGGTTTGTATCGCACAATACAAACAACTGTTTGCTGAAGTTCCAGGAGTTCATGCTATTCATGATGAAGTTGAAACTGAATCTGCATGTCACTGACCTCGCTTTCAGGTTTAATGTGTCGGATGCCACAGTGTCACGCATATTTGACAAATGGCTGCATACTGCCTACTCCCGTCTAAAGTCTCAAATATTGTGGCCACAACGAAGTGTTCTGCACCGGACAATGCCACAAGCATTTTATGATTCTTTTGGGGAAAATGTTGCCGTAATAATCGACTGCTTTGAAATAAAGATAGAGAGACCATCTTCATATTTGCCCAGAAGTGAGACATGGTCTCAGTATAAAGGCAGCAATACAGCAAAGTATTTAATTGGCATTGCACCACAAGGAATTGTCAACTTCATCTCTGAAGGCTGGGGAGGGCGCTGTAGCGACAGGCACATAACCGAGCACTGTGGACTTCTAGATAATTTACTTCCAGGTGATGTAGTCCTTGCAGACCGAGGGTTCAATGTGTCTGAAAGTGTTGGGTTTTACTGCGCTAGACTTCATGTACCGGCATTCACAAAAGGAAAGAAGCAACTGTCCGCAGCAGACGTTCTGACCACGAGGAAACTAGCAAATGTAAGGATTCACGTTGAGAGAGTTATCGGGCTTATCAGAAATAAGTATGTTATTCTGAAAGCGACACTGCCCATTGACTATGTTGTTTGCAGATCTGGAGATGATTTGACACCTCTCGACAAGATTGTTACTGTCTGCTGTGCCCTTTCTAACCTATGTCCTTCAATAGTAGCATCACTAAAACAGTACAATGAAGAACAGGTGCCTCTCTTGGCTGGGGAATGA